CCAAAGTGGAGACGATCCTCGACGGGCACGTCCTGGGCCGCTCACGAGTCATCGATCCCGTGCGGATCCCCATTTCACCGGGGCGGCACGAGGTCGTGATCCAGGACCCGGTATCCGGCATCCGCTCGAAACCGGTAACCATCGAAGTGGCTACCGCCCGGGAGAAAGGCTATTTCTGGTAATGGGCATTCAGCTCTCATTTGTCAGCTGACAGCCAGGAGCTGAATAATAATCAGCCACCTGGAAGAAAGTATTCACAGTGGCCGGATCATAGTCTTGCGCTGTCGCCCATGCGCTGACTTTTCCAAGCGCGGACAACATTGATAGAGTCGCAAAAAGTCCATCAACGCACCGCGCGCGGGGCGCTCAGATCAATGACTCGAACCTTAAGTCAATGACAAGCCGCGTCTGGGAAGGGCGCCCGGATCGAGTGCCAATGGCTGTGTGTTCGATCCGTGAGGGAACCGAAAACCACGCTTTTCGGTTCCCGTTGAGCCAAAGTCTTACCCGGACTTTGGCGATATTACAGCAGCCTCCGTGAGGGAACCGAAAACCACGCTTTTCCCTTTCCCCAGGACATTAAGGAGCCAGGAAAAGTCCCGCTTGGGCTTTTTGCGACCCTGTCAAGGTTGTACGTCACGCCGGCCAGATCTCTCTGAAAATCCGGCGAGCGTATTTTGGATTGTTCCAGATGATCCGCCGGAGGATCCGCATCGTGTCCATGGCATAGCGGACGGTTCTGAAAACAGCGGGTTACGTGTTCCTGAGGGGGGAACCATACCCGAAATCCGGCCCAAACCAATCGCGGATTTCGGGAAGAGCCTTCTTTCTTCCTTTTCTGCTATAATTCGCGTAAATGATCATTCCTGACTGATTTCCAAAGGGGGATTCCATGAGAAAGGTCCGGTTCGTTTCCATCCTGTCAGCAGTTCTCCTGCTCGCCGCTTCTCCGGCCATGGCGGGCACCTGGTACATCGGCGGCGGGATCAACTCCGTGTCCCTCGGGGGCGACCTGGACGATGTGGACTCCGGCAGCGGTTTTGCCTTTAACTTCGGCTATAACTTCAACCCCACCTTCGCCCTGGATTTCCTGTTGGGTGGCAGCGGGCACGAGGACCCGGACGGCTTTAACATGGGTTACGGGCGGTTCGATATCGGGGCCGAGTTCATCATGGATACCGGCGGGCCGTTCGCCCCTTACATGACCGTCGGCCTGGGCAGTCACGTCCTGGACTACGACGATTACAACACCTCGTTGCAGGGCGGTTCCCTCTATTTCGGCGGCGGGTTCGATTACTACTTCACACCGGGACACAGCCTGGACGTGGGGCTGCGGTTCCACAGCTGGAGCGTGGATGTGAACCAGGGCGGAGTCATCTGGACAGATGTCGGCGACGCCACCACCACTGTCCTGACCATCATGTACAACTACCATTTCATCATGTAACACGAAATCTGCGATCGGTTTGGGCTAGCCCCTGGTCGAGGTTTTGCGGGGACCTTTTTTTCCAATGGGGCAATGTCGCGGTTGAATTGGCCGCCCCACGTCCCTCGCCAATCGGCTGGCCTCGATCAAAAGGGCATTTTCGGCGGATTTAGGGTGTGAAGGTGTGGATCACCCGTTGGATCATCCCGAATATAATTGGACAATGACCGGCACCCCGGCTTCCGCCTGACCGGCGCGAGTTGATTGATGGACTTTTGCGACTCTGTCAAAGGTTGTCATTGCGAGCTGATACCGGGCGAAGCAATCCCGGGATCGCTTCACTCGGGCAGGTCCCTTTCACCCCCACCTCTGACTTGTCACGCCACAGTTTAATGCGTCGGCGGAAGCCGCAGAGCATGGAGGAATACAGTTCAAGAACAAGATACTGAGAATGAAAAGATGGCCTTTTCTTCGCCCATCGCCCATTGCCCCTCGCCTATTGCCTCCTGCCTACAACCCTCTATCCGCTGTCCCTCTATCCGCTTTACCCCCGGTGTTGTATTTTGTATACTGAAAATTCTGTTTTTTACGGCATGATGAGGTATTCCGACGCGCTGCGAAGGAACTGGCAATCACGATCGGCTGGAGGATAGATCATGTCCCTTGAAAAGAAGTTCGCTCTGTTGGAAAAGAAGAACCAGGAAGCCGAGATGGGCGGCGGCGAGGAACGTATCGCCAAGCAGCACGAGGCCGGCAAGCTCACCGCCCGGGAGAGGGTCAACATGTTCCTCGACGAGGGCAGCTTTGTCGAGCTCGACAAGTTCGTCACCCACCGATGCACCGACTTCGGCATGGAAAAGCAGAAGATCCCCGGTGACGGGGTCATCACCGGCTACGGCAATGTCAACGGCCGCAAGGTGTTCATCTTCGCCCAGGACTTCACCGTTTTCGGAGGCTCCCTTTCAGGCGCCTACGCCGAGAAGGTTGTCAAGATCATGGACATGGCCATGAAGTACGGCTGCCCCGTCGTGGGCATCAACGACTCGGGCGGGGCCCGGATCCAGGAGGGGGTGGTGAGCCTGGGCGGCTACGCCGACATCTTTTTGCGCAACACCCTGGCCTCCGGAGTGGTTCCACAGATCTCCCTCATCATGGGCCCCTGCGCCGGAGGCGCCGTGTACAGTCCCGCCATCACCGACTTCATCGTCATGGTCAAGAACACCAGCTACATGTTCATCACCGGGCCTGAGGTCATCAAGGCGGTGACCCACGAGGAGGTTACCAAGGAGGATCTTGGCGGAGCCATGGCCCACGCCTCCAAAAGCGGTGTCTGCCACCTGGCCGCCGAGGACGGGAAGGAAGCCCTCGGGATGGTGCGGGAGCTGCTCTCCTTCATGCCCCAGAACAACGCCGGGGACGCACCCTATGCGGCCACCGACGACGATCCCCTGCGGGAAGACGAGTCGTTGGACGGCATCGTCCCGGATAACCCCAACAAACCTTACGATATGAAGGAGATCATCAACATCGTTGCCGACGACAATTACTTTTTCGAGATCCAGGAGCACTACGCCCAGAACATCGTCATCGGCTTCATGCGCCTCAACGGACACGCCGTGGGTGTGGTGGCCAACCAGCCCGCCCACCTGGCGGGGTGCCTGGACATCAGCGCCTCCATCAAGGGCGCCCGGTTCGTGAGGTTCTGCGATTCTTTCAACATCCCCCTGGTGGTTTTCGAGGACGTGCCCGGTTTCCTGCCGGGGCTGGACCAGGAGTACGGCGGGATCATCACCCACGGGGCCAAGCTCCTTTACGCCTTCTGCGAGGCCACCGTACCCAAGCTCACGGTCATCACCCGCAAGGCTTACGGCGGCGCTTACTGCGTCATGAACTCCAAGCACATCCGGGCCGACTTCAACTTTGCCTACCCGACGTCGGAGATCGCCGTCATGGGTTCTGACGGGGCGGTGAACATCATCTTCCGCAACGAACTCAAGAAAGCCGACGATCCGGTGGCCCGAAAGACAGAACTGGTCGACGAGTTCAACGAGATGTTCGCCAACCCTTACAAGGCCGCCGAACTCGGCTATATCGACGAGGTGATCACTCCCCGGAAGACAAGGCCACGGCTCATCAATGCCCTGGAGACGGCCCTGTCCAAGAGGGAGGAGAACCCGCCGCGGAAGCATGGAAATATTCCACTTTAGAAATCCGGCCGGGATATTTCCGAGGGGGGGAACGGAGAAACGAGAGAAGGAACGCTGTCATCGCGAGCCAACTCTGTGCGAAGCGATCTCAGGCCGGCCGGCATAAAGGCGTGAATTTTTACCACAGGGTACACAGGGTAACGCAGGGTGAACCGAATCGGAAAAATCAGACAGGGATAATCTTTTTACCCTCCACATTGTGAAACCCAAGTGAAGTCGGAGGAAAAGTTAATGTTCAAGAAAGTACTCATAGCAAACAGGGGTGAGATCGCTGTGCGGCTCATGAGGGCATGCCGCGAGTTGCAGATCCCTTCGGTGGCCATCTATTCCGAGGCCGACCGCAACGCCCTTCATGTCAGGACCGCTGACGAGGCCTACTGCGTGGGCCCGCCTCCCTCGGCCGAGAGCTACCTGGTGATGGACCGCATCATCGAGGTCGCCAAAAGCACCGGGGTCGACGGGATCCATCCCGGTTACGGCTTCCTCGCGGAGAACCCGGTTTTCGCCCAGATGTGCGAGGACAACGGCATCACCTTCATCGGCCCCTCTCCGGCCGCCATCAAGATGATGGGCCACAAGACGATCGCCCGTGAAACCATGATCAAGGCCGGTGTGCCGGTGGTTCCCGGCACGGAGCTCATCGACGACGACACCGAGCTGGCTGCCAGGGCAATGGAGATCGGACTGCCTGTCATGGTCAAGGCGGCGGCCGGCGGCGGCGGCAAGGGGATGCGGGTGGTCTTCAAGGAGAAGGAGATCGAGGAAGCCATCCGGGCCGCCCGGTCCGAGGCGACCTCCGCTTTCGGGAACGGCGCGGTTTTCGTGGAAAAGTACGTGGAGGATCCCCGTCACATCGAGTTCCAGGTCCTGGCCGACAAGCACGGCAACGTCGTTCACCTCTTCGAGCGGGAGTGCTCCATCCAGAGGCGCCACCAGAAGGTCATCGAGGAAGCGCCCTCCATGGTCCTCGACGAGGAGCTCCGCGAGCGCATGGGCAGGGCGGCGGTGGAGGCTGCCCGGGCCGCCGGTTACTGGAGCGCCGGCACGGTGGAGTTCCTCGTGGACAAGCACAAGAACTTCTTCTTCCTGGAGATGAACACGCGGCTCCAGGTGGAGCACCCCGTCACCGAGATGATCACCGGTATCGACATCGCCAAGGAGATGTTCCGCATCGCCTCCGGCGAAAAACTTTCCATCACCCAGGAAGAGGTGAGGATGAACGGGTGGGCCCTGGAGTGCCGTGTCTATGCCGAGGACCCCTATAACAACTTCCTCCCTTCCCCCGGCAGGATCCTGGCCCTCAGGGTCCCCAGCGGGCCCGGCGTCCGTGACGATTCCGGGGTGTATGCCGGGTACGATGTGCCCATGTTCTACGATCCCATGATCTCCAAGCTCTGCACCTGGGGGAGGGACCGCACCGAGGCCATCGACCGGATGAAAAGGGCCCTGGTGGAGTACGTGGTCAAGGGGATCAAGACGACGATTCCGTTCCATCAGAAGGTCATGGTCAACGAGCATTTTATCTCCGGGGATATCACCACGAGCTTTATCGGGGACAAGTTCGTCCTTGAGCCCGGTGAGGACAGCGAAGGGCTCAGGGACGTGGCAGTTATCGCCGCGGCCCTGCAGACAGCCGGGAGAAAACGGGAAACCGTGTCCTCCGCGGGTCCGGCAGGACCGGTGGCGGACCTGTGGAAGATGGCCGGCAGGAGGTCGAGATGGCTTATATAGCGATACTGGACGGGGAGCAGGTCCCGGTCACCATCGGCAAGGGCGACGAGGGGAAGACCCTCATCACCATCGGTGAGAAACTGTACACGGTGGATCCCCGCTGGACCCGGAGTGATCTTTTGTCCCTTATCATTGACGGACGCTCCTACCAGGTTGACATCCACTCCGAAAAGGATCTCCACGAGGTCCTCATCGAGGGAGAGCATTTCGAGTTCGAACTTTTCGACGAGCGCAAGGCTCTCCTGAAAAAGAGCGCCGTCCTCGGCGCCGAAGGCGTCCAGGAGATCAAGAGCTCCATGCCGGGAAAGATCGTCAAGGTGCTGGTCTCCGAGGAGGAAGAGGTTGAACAGGGCCAGGGACTCGTGGTGATGGAAGCCATGAAGATGGAGAATGAGATCAAGTCTCCCAAGGCGGGGATTGTGAAGAAAATAGGGGTGACCGAGGGGCAGGCGGTCGAATCGGGCGCGTTGTTGGTGGTCGTTGAATAACAACGATACCGCTGCGCGAACACCCGGTTCCTGTAAAGGCGGTAAAGGCAGCCTCTCGCAGGGACGCAGAGACGCAGAGAAAGGCTGAATCCTGGGTAAAAACCTGTCATTGCGAGCCGCCACAAAGCGAAGCAATCTCGGGTTCCTGTAAAGGCGGTGTTTTCACCACAGGTCACAGAGAACACAGAGGAAGGCGGAGAAAAAGCGAAACCGGGGGAAGGCACGGTTCCTGTAAAGGCGGTAAGAGCCAACTTACCACAGCACGGCCTCTCCCAGGCCGCCCCACGGGGTTTCACAGGGTAAACCCGGGAAGAGGGTTAAACGGTCGTTATTCCGGGCAACGACCCGGAATCCAGTCATACCCGTCATTGCGCCTGTCCGCCGAAGCTTTACGCGAAGGTGGAAGGCCCGGGCTTTTGAGGGTCGATTCAATGACTAAAGACATCAGGAAACAGCTTGAACTCTGGCAGTCCGAAATCTACGAGCCTGCCACTGCAAAGCACCCGGAGCGCAAGGAAACGTTCACCACCATCTCCGGGCAGGAGCTCAAGCCCCTCTATACCCCGGCGGACGTGGAGGGTCTCGATTACGGCGAGGACCTCGGATATCCCGGAACTTTCCCCTTCACGCGGGGGGTGCGGCCCAGCATGTACCGGGGCCAGTTCTGGACCATGCGCCAGTACGCCGGTTTCGGGACCGCCGAGGAGTCCAACCGCCGGTACCGCTACCTGCTGGACCAGGGGCAGACAGGCCTTTCCGTGGCCTTCGACCTGCCTACCCAGATGGGCTACGATTCGGACCACCCCATGGCCGAAGGGGAGGTGGGCCGCGTCGGGGTGGCCATCGACACCCTCGAGGACATGGAAACCCTTTTCAGCCGGATTCCCCTCGACAAGGTCAGCACTTCAATGACCATCAACTCCACGGCTTCCATCCTCCTTTCCCTCTATGCCGAGGTGGGGGCAATGCAGGGGGTCGGTCCGGACCGGCTCAGGGGAACCATCCAGAACGACGTCCTGAAAGAGTACATCGCCAGGGGGACCTATATCTTCCCGCCCATGCCCTCCATGCGGATCATCACCGACATCTTCGCCTACTGCATCGAGCAGATGCCCAGCTTCAACACCATCAGCATCAGCGGGTACCACATGAGGGAGGCCGGCAGCACGGCCGCCCAGGAGGTGGCGTTCACCCTGGCCGACGGCATCGCCTACGTCCAGGCCGCCATCGACAGCGGGCTCGACGTGGACCATTTCGCCACCAGGCTGTCCTTCTTTTTCAACGTCCACAACGAGTTCCTCGAGGAGGTGGCCAAGTTCCGGGCAGCCCGCCGCCTGTGGGCCGGCATCATGAAGGACCGCTTCAAGGCGGCCGATCCCCGTTCATGGATGCTCCGGTTCCACACCCAGACGGCCGGGTGCTCCCTGACGGCCCAGCAGCCTGAAAACAACGTGGTGCGCGTGGCGATCCAGGCCCTTGCCGCCGTCCTCGGCGGAACCCAGTCGCTTCACACCAACTCCAGGGACGAGGCCCTGGCCCTTCCAACCGAAGATTCCGTGCGCATCGCCCTCAGGACCCAGCAGATCATCGCCCAGGAGAGCGGGGTGGCCGGCACCATCGATCCGCTGGCCGGTTCCTACGCCATCGAGTCCCTCACCGGTTCCATCGAGGAACAGGCCGCCGATTACATCCGGCGTATCGATGACATGGGGGGGGCTGTCCGGGCCATCGAGGCCGGTTACCAGGCCAGGGAGATCGAGGAAGCGGCTTACCGCTACCAGATGGAGGTGGAGTCCGGAGACCGTGTCGTGGTCGGTGTCAACGCCTTCACCGTGGAAGAGGGGAAGTTTGCGGGCGAGCTCCTCAAGGTCGATCCGGAGCTGGAGAAGGCCCAGGTCCAGCGGGTGCGGGCGGTGAGGAGTCGGCGAAACCAGGCCGAGGTGGACGACAGGCTCCGGGCCCTCGAGGACGCGGCCGGGGGAACCGACAACCTCATGCCCCACATCCGGGGGGCGGTGAGCGCTTATGCGACGCTGGGGGAAGTGAGTGATTCACTGCGGGGAGTTTTCGGGATCCATAAGCCGCAGTGAATCACGTGTATGCGTAGAGCGTACGTGCGTAATAGCGTAAAAACTGGACCGCGTTCACGNNNNNNNNNNNNNNNNNNNNNNNNNNNNNNNNNNNNNNNNNNNNNNNNNNNNNNNNNNNNNNNNNNNNNNNNNNNNNNNNNNNNNNNNNNNNNNNNNNNCCGCAGTGAATCACGTGTATGCGTAGAGCGTACGTGCGTAATAGCGTAAAAACTGGACCGCGTTCACGCTCCACGCACCCACGCACGCACGAGGTGATGGAATCCATAAGCCGCAGTGAATCACGACGCGGAGAGGGGGAGACGCGGGGACGCGGGGGAAGAGCAGGCGCGGAGGCGCGTGGGAGCATGGGCGAGAGATCTAATGGATCTGTTATTCCGGAAATCGTGCCGAAGGTGCGATTATCCGGAATCCAGGTCTCCGGCCAATCGGCGCCAGATCCCTGATTTCACCACGGAGTCACGGAG
The DNA window shown above is from bacterium and carries:
- a CDS encoding outer membrane beta-barrel protein; the protein is MRKVRFVSILSAVLLLAASPAMAGTWYIGGGINSVSLGGDLDDVDSGSGFAFNFGYNFNPTFALDFLLGGSGHEDPDGFNMGYGRFDIGAEFIMDTGGPFAPYMTVGLGSHVLDYDDYNTSLQGGSLYFGGGFDYYFTPGHSLDVGLRFHSWSVDVNQGGVIWTDVGDATTTVLTIMYNYHFIM
- a CDS encoding acyl-CoA carboxylase subunit beta, giving the protein MSLEKKFALLEKKNQEAEMGGGEERIAKQHEAGKLTARERVNMFLDEGSFVELDKFVTHRCTDFGMEKQKIPGDGVITGYGNVNGRKVFIFAQDFTVFGGSLSGAYAEKVVKIMDMAMKYGCPVVGINDSGGARIQEGVVSLGGYADIFLRNTLASGVVPQISLIMGPCAGGAVYSPAITDFIVMVKNTSYMFITGPEVIKAVTHEEVTKEDLGGAMAHASKSGVCHLAAEDGKEALGMVRELLSFMPQNNAGDAPYAATDDDPLREDESLDGIVPDNPNKPYDMKEIINIVADDNYFFEIQEHYAQNIVIGFMRLNGHAVGVVANQPAHLAGCLDISASIKGARFVRFCDSFNIPLVVFEDVPGFLPGLDQEYGGIITHGAKLLYAFCEATVPKLTVITRKAYGGAYCVMNSKHIRADFNFAYPTSEIAVMGSDGAVNIIFRNELKKADDPVARKTELVDEFNEMFANPYKAAELGYIDEVITPRKTRPRLINALETALSKREENPPRKHGNIPL
- the accC gene encoding acetyl-CoA carboxylase biotin carboxylase subunit, coding for MFKKVLIANRGEIAVRLMRACRELQIPSVAIYSEADRNALHVRTADEAYCVGPPPSAESYLVMDRIIEVAKSTGVDGIHPGYGFLAENPVFAQMCEDNGITFIGPSPAAIKMMGHKTIARETMIKAGVPVVPGTELIDDDTELAARAMEIGLPVMVKAAAGGGGKGMRVVFKEKEIEEAIRAARSEATSAFGNGAVFVEKYVEDPRHIEFQVLADKHGNVVHLFERECSIQRRHQKVIEEAPSMVLDEELRERMGRAAVEAARAAGYWSAGTVEFLVDKHKNFFFLEMNTRLQVEHPVTEMITGIDIAKEMFRIASGEKLSITQEEVRMNGWALECRVYAEDPYNNFLPSPGRILALRVPSGPGVRDDSGVYAGYDVPMFYDPMISKLCTWGRDRTEAIDRMKRALVEYVVKGIKTTIPFHQKVMVNEHFISGDITTSFIGDKFVLEPGEDSEGLRDVAVIAAALQTAGRKRETVSSAGPAGPVADLWKMAGRRSRWLI
- a CDS encoding acetyl-CoA carboxylase biotin carboxyl carrier protein subunit; this translates as MAYIAILDGEQVPVTIGKGDEGKTLITIGEKLYTVDPRWTRSDLLSLIIDGRSYQVDIHSEKDLHEVLIEGEHFEFELFDERKALLKKSAVLGAEGVQEIKSSMPGKIVKVLVSEEEEVEQGQGLVVMEAMKMENEIKSPKAGIVKKIGVTEGQAVESGALLVVVE
- a CDS encoding methylmalonyl-CoA mutase family protein codes for the protein MTKDIRKQLELWQSEIYEPATAKHPERKETFTTISGQELKPLYTPADVEGLDYGEDLGYPGTFPFTRGVRPSMYRGQFWTMRQYAGFGTAEESNRRYRYLLDQGQTGLSVAFDLPTQMGYDSDHPMAEGEVGRVGVAIDTLEDMETLFSRIPLDKVSTSMTINSTASILLSLYAEVGAMQGVGPDRLRGTIQNDVLKEYIARGTYIFPPMPSMRIITDIFAYCIEQMPSFNTISISGYHMREAGSTAAQEVAFTLADGIAYVQAAIDSGLDVDHFATRLSFFFNVHNEFLEEVAKFRAARRLWAGIMKDRFKAADPRSWMLRFHTQTAGCSLTAQQPENNVVRVAIQALAAVLGGTQSLHTNSRDEALALPTEDSVRIALRTQQIIAQESGVAGTIDPLAGSYAIESLTGSIEEQAADYIRRIDDMGGAVRAIEAGYQAREIEEAAYRYQMEVESGDRVVVGVNAFTVEEGKFAGELLKVDPELEKAQVQRVRAVRSRRNQAEVDDRLRALEDAAGGTDNLMPHIRGAVSAYATLGEVSDSLRGVFGIHKPQ